In a single window of the Euwallacea similis isolate ESF13 chromosome 37, ESF131.1, whole genome shotgun sequence genome:
- the LOC136418746 gene encoding RING-type E3 ubiquitin-protein ligase PPIL2, with the protein MGKRQHQKDKMYLTYTEWTTLYGGKKSGIQSKEELNFKRLPLDHCCLSLQPFEAPFSDLQGNIFDLDALIPFLKKFKINPVTGKPLDFHSLVQLNFKRNEDGGFECPVLFKPITNSSHVVAIATTGNVYLMEAVEQLNIKNKNWKDLIADTPFERKDIITLQEPNNLLKFNISQFHHVKKNLRVETEEEIADRTNPQARLKSINPETKDTLAELERDYKSPTIQINKVEKIEKSDKINAAHYSTGAVAASFTSTSMNRTLIHEPAIRHEDELRYERVKKKGYVRLVTNVGMLNLELYCDQVPKTCENFIKHCENGYYNGTKFHRSIRNFMIQGGDPTNTGNGGTSIWKTKFEDEFMPNLSHTGRGVLSMANSGKHTNGSQFFITFRSCKQLDNKHTIFGRVVGGTETLNDMERIEVDNKDRPIEDIIIIRAQVFTNPYDEADEILTKEREEELNRVKAEAEVEKKKIVKNTPLVAFKSGIGKYINPETTKRSSKEVDLSEAGTSQKRRKGTVSSSFSNFDNW; encoded by the exons ATGGGTAAAAGACAGCATCAAAAGGATAAAATGTACCTCACGTACACAGAGTGGACAACTCTTTATGGCGGTAAAAAGTCTGGAATTCAATCTAAAGAGGAGCTGAATTTTAAACGTTTGCCCCTTGACCATTGCTGTTTGTCCCTACAGCCTTTTGAAGCTCCATTTTCCGATTTgcaaggaaatatttttgacttgGATGCTTtaataccatttttgaaaaagttcaaaataaatCCTGTCACGGGAAAACCTCTTGACTTTCATTCTTTGGTCcagttgaattttaaaaggaatGAGGATGGAGGCTTTGAATGCCCCGTTTTGTTTAAGCCCATTACCAATAGTTCTCATGTGGTTGCCATTGCTACTACAGGAAATGTGTACTTAATGGAAGCTGTTGAACAgctcaatattaaaaataaaaactggaAAGATTTAATTGCTGACACCCCATTTGAAAGAAAGGATATTATTACTTTACAGGAACCGaataatttgttgaaatttaacatttctcaATTCCATcatgttaagaaaaatttgagagTAGAAACAGAAG AGGAGATAGCGGACAGAACAAACCCTCAAGCAAGATTGAAATCGATAAATCCGGAGACCAAAGATACCTTAGCAGAACTTGAAAGGGATTATAAGTCCCCTacaattcaaataaataaagttgaaaagattgaaaaatctgataaaattAATGCTGCTCATTATTCTACTGGAGCTGTGGCAGCTAGTTTTACTTCAACTTCCATGAATCGCACTTTAATTCATGAACCAGCTATAAGACATGAAGATGAGCTGAGATATGAGAGGGTCAAGAAGAAAG GTTATGTAAGATTAGTTACAAATGTGGGGATGCTTAATTTAGAGTTGTACTGTGATCAAGTGCCCAAAACTTGCGAGAACTTTATTAAGCACTGTGAGAATGGGTATTACAATGGTACTAAATTTCATAGGTCCATACGAAATTTTATG atccAAGGAGGAGATCCTACTAATACAGGTAATGGGGGCACTTCCATTTGGAAAACCAAATTTGAAGATGAATTTATGCCCAACTTATCTCACACAGGGCGAGGAGTTCTCTCTATGGCTAATTCTGGCAAACACACAAATGGATCTCAATT TTTCATAACCTTCAGGTCGTGTAAGCAGTTGGACAATAAACATACAATATTTGGTAGAGTTGTTGGAGGCACAGAAACTTTAAATGATATGGAACGCATTGAGGTTGATAATAAAGACAGACCAATTGAGGACATCATTATTATTAGAGCACAAGTGTTCACGAATCCGTATGATGAGGCTGATgaaatt TTAACCAAAGAGAGGGAAGAGGAACTGAACAGGGTAAAAGCGGAAGCTGAGGTAGAGAAGAagaaaatcgttaaaaatacTCCACTTGTGGCATTCAAAAGTGGAATAGGCAAATATATTAATCCAGAAACAACAAAAAG GTCAAGCAAAGAGGTAGATCTTTCTGAAGCAGGAACCAGtcagaaaagaagaaaaggaACGGTTTCTTCAAGTTTTAGTAACTTTGATAATTGGTGA